TACAGACCCCGATGATGGCCACCCCCATGACGCCGTAGTCCACCCAGCCGTTCTGCCGCAGCGCCGCCATGACCCCCAGGGTCACGCCGATGGCGCCGGCCAGGGTGATGGCCGAGAGGCCGAGCGTCAGGCTGACCTTGAAGTTCTCCTGCAGGATCTGCAGGACGGTCTTGTCCTTGTATTTCAGGGACGGTCCGAAATCGCCGTGCAGCACGCCCTTCAGATAGTCGACGTACTGGGCGCCGAGCGGCTTGTTCATCCCGTACTTGGCCATGACGTTGGCCTCGATCTCGGGGGACAGCTTGCGGTCCATGTCGAAGGGGCTGCCGGGCGCCGCGCGCATCATGAAGAAGGCGAGCGTGACGACGAGGAACAGCGTCGGGATGGCCACGAGGAGTCGGCGGCCTATGAAACGCAACATGGATTTGGGAGCTCGAGGTGGAGGGCCTTTTGACGGCCGGGCGTTGCGAAAGTTTCATCGCCCCCCGATGATGTCAACGAAGGGCCTCCTCCCAACTCAAGTGAAGTCAGACCATGATCGAATTTCGACGCGTCACCGACCAACTCTCCGTCAGCCCCCAGATCACCCTGGAGGACCTGCAAAGGGCCGCCGACCTGGGGTTCAAGCTGGTGATCAACAATCGCCCCGACGGCGAGGACGCGGCCCAGCCGACGAGCGCGCAGGTCGAGACCGCGGCCAAGGCGGCGGGCCTGGCCTATGCCTACATCCCGGTTCGCGGCGGTCCGACCCAGGATCAGGTGGCGCAGGAACGGTCGATTCTGGAGAATTCCGAGGGCCCGGTGCTGGCCTTCTGCCGGTCAGGCACGCGGTCGATCATCACCTGGTCGCTGGGCGAGGCCATGGACGGCGCGCGGTCCCGCGACGAATTGGTCGAGCTTGGGCAGCAGGCCGGCTACGACCTGAACGGTGTGCTGCCGGCATCCTAAGGTGCGTGCGATGGCCGCCAAAACCGGTGACCACTTTTGGCTATCGCACTCTAACCAGGGTATGAAATGGGCACGCGGACCGCGCCCAGCAGGGCCGGTTCGTCGGGCTCGCAGCTGGCCATCGTGAGAACCAGTTGCGCCGTCATGAGACACATCAGGGCGAAGACCACCCGCTGAAGCCGTTTTGAAACAAACATCACCGCCTGCGCCGCCATAACCGCCTCACAATCCTGAACTGAGGCGTCACAGCGCAAAGAGCGCGCCGCGGGAGTCGATAAACGCCTCCCGCTTCTTTAGTTTATCGCGTGACGGTCGCCTGAACCGGTACCCACTTCAGGCTGTCACGCTTCCGAAGGAGACCGCCCGATGATTCCCTATGTCCGCGAGATCAAGTTCGACTACGGCAAGGTGGACCAGGTCTCGCCGTTGATCCGGCGGGTGGTGGCCAACAATCCTGGGCCCTTCACCTATCTGGGCACCGGCACCTATATCGTCGGGCGCGGCGAGGTGGCGGTGATCGATCCCGGCCCCGACATGGATGACCATCTGGAGGCGATCCTGGCGTCCCTGGAGCCGGGCGAGACGATCACCCACATCCTGATCACCCACCACCACTCCGACCACTCACCGCTGGCCGGGCCGCTGAAGGCCCGCACCGGCGCGCCTATCTATGGCTGCGCCGTGGCCCACGCGCCCACCGACGACAGCGGCGTGCGGATGGAGGCCGGCCACGACCACGACTTCGCCCCCGATGTCAGCCTGTGCGGCGGCGGCCAGGTGATCGAGGGGCCGGGTTGGACCATCGAGGCCATCGCCACCCCGGGCCATACCTCCAACCACATCTGCTACGCGCTAAGGGAGGAGAACGCCCTGTTCTCCGGCGACCACATCATGGGCTGGTCGACGACGGTGATCACGCCGCCGGACGGCGACATGACCGACTACATGGACAGCCTGGACAAGGTGAAGGCCCGCGAGTTCTCGGTGCTGTGGCCGACCCACGGCCCGCCGATCACCGATGTCACCCCCTTCATCGACGCCTATATCGCCCACCGCCGGGCTCGCGAGGCCCAGGTGCTGAAGGCGGTGACCGAAGGCCACGGCAAGATCCGCGAGATGGTGCCGGTGCTCTATGCCGACGTCGATCCGCGGCTGCACCCGGCCGCCGCCCGCTCGGTGCTGGGCCACATGATCGACCTGGTGCGGCGGGGGATGGTGACGACGGACGGAGAGCCCGGGCCGGACAGCGAGTACCGGGCGGCGTGAGTGAGGCGTGAGTGAGGCTTGGATGTCGCATCGAGGGAGGTCCACACCGAAGCCGAGATCTGACGAAATCGAGCGTGCCGTCACCAACATTACCGCAACATGCGGGCTAGGTTGCTAGTCCCTAGCGGATATTTTTCGTAACGCGACCCCTATCCTAACGAGATCGCTCAATGCACCGAAAGATGGGAGGGCTTAGCTTCGGTCTGAAAACTCCTCCGCGGCACGCATAAGCAATATTCCTAACAGAGAACACCCCGATACAAAGAAAAGAATCACAGCGAAAACCTGCACTATCGTGTTATCTAAATAATGTGAGACAATCGCTACAAGCATTAATATCGAAAATGAAGATACGAGAGATACTCTCAGGGCCCTTCTGAATTTCCGAATTCTTTGCCTCTTTTCTTCGAACGACATTCGATCTCCCTTGGCGATATATTCCTACCCAATATCGAGACAAGATCATCCTAGATTTGCGAATCCCGAAGGGTCACTCACTTCAGCCGAGTGACGCTCCTGTGGCTTTGGCCACGCTAGTGAACCCAGCCCCAACGCCCAGAAAATCAGCTCCGCATCGCGCCGATGAGCTCCGTCACCCGGGCGCAGTTGGCGCCGGAGTCGGCGACGGGGACGCGGCTGATGGCGCGGACGTCGATGCGGGTCCCCTGGGGGGCCGGCAGCAGGCGGACCACCACGTCGTTCTTGAATCCGAAAGCGGTGCTGCGGCCGGTGGCCTCGATGCGGCCCGATGCCGGATCGTCGGTGACCAGAGTCAGGCCCGCCTGCTCGACGGCGGCCTTGGCCTTGGCGTAGGCGGCGCCCGGGGCGGCCGACAGCAGCAGGGGGCGCGCCTGGGCGCAGGTCTCGGCGTTGATGTCGGCGATGCGGCGGCCGGCATAGGGGGCGGAATCCAGCGGCCGGATGGGGTCGGCCTCCACCATGATCGCCTCAGGCCCCCGCTCGCGCATCATCTTCTGCGAGAAGGTCAGGGGCATGGTCCAGTCGGTGGAGACATCGTTGATCGGCGGATTGGTCACCTGGGCCTGGCGGGCCCAGATATAGGCCCCGAAGGTCGCGCCGCAGAGGATCAGCACCATCAGGGCGCGGGCCCAGTAGCGGCCGAATCCTGAGAACAGGGCGATGATGATCCCCAGCAGGCCGGCGGCCACGGCGATCAGGGCCACCTTGGGCGCCCATTCCAGGGCGATGACCCCCAGGCCGGTCTTCCAGTCCATCAGGCCGTAGCGGGTGCCCAGCATGCCGGCGCCCACCATGACGGCCGGCGCCAGGGCCACCAGGGTGGCGAGGTTCAGATAGAAGCTCGCGAACCCGCCGCCCTTGCGCTTGGCGGGCTTGGGGCGGGCGAACGACAGGGGCTCGTCGGCCGCGGACGCCGTGGCTAGGGTCAGGGGCGCGGCGGTCTCGGCGGCGTGGGTCTCGACCGGCGGCTCAGCGTGGAAAGGGACCAGGGGCTCCGCCGCGGCCCCCACGGCCGGGGTGTCGGTGAGCGTGGGTGTCACCACGGTCAGGCCGGAATAGGTCTCTTCCTGGGTCGGCTTGGCGGCCGGCGACCAGCCGGTGTGGTCGGCCTCCGGCTCGGCATGGGTCTCCGCCACGGGTTGCGGATGAGCCTCGGCGACGGGCTCCGGATGAGTCTCCGGCTCGGGCGCGTAGATCTTGGGCTCGTGCGGGGCGGCCAGTGCGATGGCCGAGGCCGCCGCCGCGACGGCGGTGGGCAGGACATAGTCGGCCATCCGCGTGCGGATCAGCTTCTTGTCGATCTTGCCGGTGGCGCCCAGCGGGATGTCATCGACGAAGACCACGTCGTCGGGCGTCCACCACTTGGCGATCTTGCCTTCCAGGAACGCCAGGAACTCTTCCTTGGTCGCCGTCTGGCCGGGACGCAGCTTGACCAGCAGCAGGGGGCGCTCGTCCCACTTGGGGTGCGGCATGCCGATGACGGCGGCCAGTTCGGCCTTGGGGTGGCCGGCGGCGATGTTCTCGATCTCGATGGTGCTGATCCACTCGCCGCCGGACTTGATGACGTCCTTGGCGCGGTCGGTGATCTGCATGAAGCCGTGCTCGTCCAGGGTGGCGACGTCGCCGGTGTCGAAGAAGCCCTGGTCGTCGAGGATGTGTCCGCCGTCGCCCTTGAAGTACTCCCCCACCACGAACGGGCCCTTCACCAGCAGCTTGCCGAAGGTGTGGCCGTCGCGGGGCAGGTCGTGGCCGGCGTCGTCGGTGAGGCGCAGGTCGATGCCCAACGGCGGACGGCCCTGCTTGAGCTGAAAGCGGAGCTGGTCCTCGTCGCTCATGGCGGCGATCTTGTGGTTGGGGGTGGCCTGGGTGCCCAGGGGCGAGGTCTCGGTCATGCCCCAGGCGTGGGTGACGGCCACGCCGTAGTCGTCGCGGAAGGCGCGCACGATGGCCTCGGGCACGGCCGATCCGCCGATGACCACGCGCTTGAGGCTGCTCAGCGTGCCGTTGGTGTCGCGCAGGTGGGTCAGCAGCATCTGCCAGACCGTGGGCACGGCGGCCGAGAAGGTGACCTGTTCGCTCTCCAGCAGTTCGTGGATGGAGGCGCCGTCCAGCTTCGAGCCCGGCATCACCAGCTTGGCGCCCACGGCGGGCGCGGAGAAGGCCACGCCCCAGGCGTTGGCGTGGAACATCGGCACCACCGGCAGGACGGTGTCGAGCGCGCCGATGCCGAGCACGTCGGCGCCCATGGTGACCAGGGTGTGCAGGAAGTTCGAACGGTGGGTGTAGAGCACCCCCTTCGGATTGCCCGTGGTGCCGGAGGTGTAGCAGAGGCCGGCCGGCGAATTCTCGTCGAAGCCACCCCAGACGGCGTCCTCCGACACCTGGCTCAGCAGGCTCTCATAGGAATGGGCGCCGGGCAGGTCGGCGGTCATGTGGGCGTCGTCGGTGAAGACGATGATGTGCTGGACGGTGGGGATCTGATCGCGGATTCCGGCCAGGATCGGCAGGAAGGTCAGGTCGGTGAAGATGATCTTATCTTCAGCATGGTTGATGATGTAGACGAGCTGCTCGGCGAACAGCCGCGGGTTGAGGGTGTGGCACACAGCCCCCATGCCCATGATCCCGTACCAGGCCTCGATGTGGCGGGCGGTGTTCCAGGCCAGGGTCGCGACGCGGTCGCCGGGCTGGATGTTCAGACCCCGCAGGACATTGGAGACGCGCTTGGCCCGCGCATGGACCTGCGCATAGGTGGTGCGCACCATGGGGCCCTCGACGGAGCGCGAGACGATCTCGCGGTCACCGTGCCAGGACTTGGCGTGGTCGATGATCCGATCGACCGTCAGCGGCCAGTCCTGCATCCTGCCTTGCATCGAAAAGCGTCCTCCACTGGGCCTCTAGGGGGCCGCGCGACAAGCTAGTTTCCACAGGGCCCGGACGCAACGCCGCGCGCCCCAGACGCGAAGGGTTTGGTTACTGTTTGCGTCAGGCGTGCACGGCCGGCCAACGCCCTGTGCCGCCGTTGTCGATCAGCAGGCCGGTCAGGGTGCGGTCGGTGTGCTGCGCGCGCCAGGTGAGCATGGCCTGGGCGTGTGACAGCACGACACTGGTGTCGGTGACAGGCGTCCGCCAGGTGGGGTCGGCGGCCAGGTCGAAACACAGCCAGGCGCCGTCGCCGAACTGGACATAGGCGGCGGTGTCGGAACGCAGCACGGCCAGGTTCTGCTGTTCCAGCCGCCGGTCCCAGGGCCAGGCCTGCGGGCCCTTGGCGATGTTGGAGCCACGCCAGTCGAACTCCCAGTGGGCGGCGGCGCGCCACTGCGGCGGGTCCTCGCCCGCGAGGAAGGGCGTCAGCGGCAGGCCGTCGCACTGGTCGGGGACCGGAACACCCATGGCCTCGCAGAGGGTGGGCAGGACATCGACGTTCTCGGTGAAGCGGTCGACCACCGTGCCGTGGGCCTGCGGCGCGCGCGGATCCCGCACGATGCCCAGGATATGATAGCTCTCCTCGAAGAAGCCCGACTTCTGGATCAGGCCGTGGTCGCCCAGTTGCTCGCCGTGGTCGGCGGTGACGACGATGAAGGTGTCCTGCCACTGGCCCGAGGCCTCCAGGGCGGCCCAGAGGCGGCCAAGCTGGTGATCGACCTCGCTGACCATGCCGAAATACTGGGCCTGGAGCTGGGCCATCTCGGTGGCGTCCTCCGGCGCGCCCATCGCCCGCAGCAGGCCGTCATGCAGGCGGTGGCGGTCGTCCGAGGGCGCGATGGGCGGGGCCATGTCGGCGGGATCGTACATCGTCGCGAAGTGACCCGCCGCGCCGTAGGGCGGGTGGGGACGAAGCTGGGACAGGTGGGCGAACCAGGGGCCGTCCTGGGCCTCGATCCAGTCCAGCAGGACGTCGGTGTGGTAGGCCGACAGGCTGTGCTCGGCGGGGCGGCCGGGCTCGCCGCCCACCGCGCCCTCATAGTCGTCGGGAACCTCGTGGCCGAGGCTCCGCAGCCAGTCGATCCAGACGCCGGGATTGTGGGTGGCGAAGTTGAGGCCCACCTCGAAGCCCGGCAACACGCCCTCCCAGGACTTGAAGCGCGGGTCGTCGAGGCCGGTCGTGTCGCGGGGGTCCACCGCCTGGTCGGTGTAGCCGAACAGGGTCGGCGTGTAGCCCGCCCGCCGGGCGGCCTTGGCGAGGTTGTCGAAGCGCCGGTCCAGCGGCGTGCCGTTGGCCACCACCCGGTGATTGAGCTGGTAGGTCCCTGTGTAGAGGCTGGCGCGGCCCGGACTGCAGGGCGCGGCCTGGCTGTAGTGGCGGGCGAACCGCACGCCCTCGCGGGCCAGCCGGTCCAGGTGCGGGGTCCGCACGATCGGGTGACCGGCGCAGGCGAGCGCGTCGCCGCGGAACTGATCGAGGGTGATGAAGAGGATGTTCACCGCTCACAATGACCGCAGCTTCACCGCGAAGGGAAGCGGAGGTTGTCTGGCGAGCTGAGCGCTCCCCAGCCCTTAGACCATCGCGGTGCGGGCGACCTGCGCGCTAGGCAGTGGGGTGGCCGGGGCGTGACGGCGGAACTGACGGGCGACACGCTCCAGCATATCGGCGCCGCTGAAAGGCTTGATCAGGCAATCGCGGGCGCCGAGCTTCACCGCCCGCTGGATGTCCTCGGCAGACAGCTTCTTGCCCATCACCAGCACGGGAAAATGGATACCGTCGCCCCGCGGGTTGAGGGCGCGCAGCACGTCGAAGCCGTCCATCTCCGGCAGGTTCAGCTCCAGGACTATGGCGGCCGGGCGGGCTGTCTTGATGGTCTCCAGGGCGGCGGGGCCCGTGCGGGCGACAAAGGTATGGCAGCCGGCGAGGTCGAAACGAATCTGCAGCAGCTCCAGCACGGTGCGGTCGACGTCGCAGATCAGGATTCTGCGGCCCTGGCTCTCAAGGTTCATCGGGCGTCCCCGTTTCGCATCGCGCCGGCGGCGTCAGAACAGGTCAAGGTCGCCCGCCTCGTCGCCGTCATTGATGCCCTTCTCCTCACCGCCGAGGGCGCTGAACATGCGGTCGGCCAGGGCGCCGAGGGTCATCCCACCCAGCGCGTCCTCCACGGAGGCGGTCACCTCCTCGGGGATTCCGGCGCTGAGGTGGCGGGCGAAGGTCGAGAGGCTGGTGAGCTGCTGGCCCAGCAGATCGACCGTGTGCATGCCCTCCACCAGCTTCTCGCGGTGCTCCGGCGGCAGGATGGTCATCAGTTGACCGATCAGGACGTCGAGCTTCATGCAGCGGGCGCCGGCCAGTTCGATCTCCCAGGCCAGGACCCCCACCATGCTGGACACGCTGGCCTCCAACACCTCGGCGGTCTGTAGTTGCGCGCCCATAACACCGATCTCCGAATTGCAAGATCGGACCCTGGGGCGCAGTGCCTAACAGAGCGTGAACCCGGATGGAGGTGAGACGAACTCCCACTATGTCCAGCCCGCGGTCGGTCGGTCAGCCGCGCGCGTAGCGGATCGACCAGGCTTCCGTGGAGTCCTCAGCCGGGCCGGAGGCGTCGACGTGGGTCCAGGTCACCTCGCCGACATCGCGGTCGAGCTGCATCTGGAGGGTGGCTTGAGTCGCATCCGACGCGTCGCCGGTGCGGCCCTCGATACGGGCGGCGAGGATCTCGGGCGCGGCCTCCAGCCAGACGCCGTGGAAGGTGACCCCCATCTCGGCGGCCAGAGCCTCGGCGCGGGCGCGCAGGCCCGGCGCGATGAAGGTGGCGTCCAGGACCACCGCACGGCCGGCGGCCAGCAGGGCGCGGGCGTCGGCGAACATCGTGTCGTAGACCTCCTGGTAGAAGGCCGGGGAATAGACGGCGGAGCTGAGCTTGGCGTCCGGCGCGACGCCGAGCAGGCGCTTGCGGACCTCGTCGGTACGCAGCACCACCGCGCCGGGCGAGGCGCCGAGGCCGGGGGCGATCAGGCGCGCGAAGGTGGACTTGCCGGTTCCCGAGAGTCCGCCGACCGCCGCCAGGCAGGGCGCCACCGGGATCAGGTGGGCGATGGCGGCGTCGAGATAGGCCACGGCCCCCGCATCGTCGCCGCTATAGGCGCAGACGTGGGACCGGACGGCGGCGCGAACCGAGAGCATAAGCGGCAAGGCGGCCATGCCGGCCCGTAGCTCGTCGCCCCAGCCCCGGGCGGCCTGGTCGAAATAGGCCGACAGCGCGCGGACCGCCGCGTCGGAGCGCCGGCGGAACTGCAGATCCATCAGCAGGAAGGCCAGGTCGTACTGGACGTCGATCTCCGACAGCACGTCGTTGAACTCGATGCAGTCGAACAGGATCGGGCGGCCGTCCTCCAACAGGATATTCCCCAGGTGCAGGTCGCCGTGGCAGTGGCGGCCGAAGCCCGCCGCCTTGCGGGCCTCCAGCAGGGGCTCCAGGCGGTGGTACTCGGCGTCGGTGGCGATGACCGCCTGCTCGACGCGCTCGGTCCCCAGACGGGCGGCCAGGCCCCGCAGCAGCTGGGCGTTGGAGTCGATGGTGTATTTCAGCGCCTTGCCGCCACCGCCGTTGGGGCGCACCGGCGCCTGCGCATGGAAGCCGGCCACCGTGCGGCCCAGCGCGTCGGCGAGTTGGCCGTCCACGGCCCAGGGCTGGGCGGCCAGCACCGCATGCTCATCGAAGCGGCGCATCTCCAGGGCGAACTCGACCGTCTCGCCGGCGCCGTCCAGTTCCAGGCCACCGTCGCTGGTCCGCGTGACCTTCCGGACCGCGCGGTAGATGTCCGAGGCCGCGGCGCGGTTGAAGCTCAGTTCGCGCTCCAGGGCCCAGTGGCGCAGGTCGAGGGTGGAGTAGTCGAGATAGCCCAGCTCCACCCGGCGCTTGACCTTGAAGGCCTGCTCGCCGGCCAGATAGACCCGGGCGCAGGCGGTCTCGATGGCGCGGTCGGCCTTGGCCTCGAACCAGGCGGCGACCTCGGCTTCCTGCGGATCGGTCAAGGATAGAGCCGCTGGGTGGTCCAGCCCGAGCCCTCGCGCACGAACACCAGCCGTTCGTGCAGGCGGAAGGGGCGGTCGCGCCAGAACTCGATGACGTGGGGGGTGATGCGGAAGCCGCGCCAGTGGGGCGGGCGCGGAACCTTGCCGAGGCCGAACTTCAGGCCGTACTCGGCGATGCGCTTTTCCAGGGCCAGGCGGTCGGGCAGGGCCTGCGACTGCTGGGAGGCCCAGCCGCCGATCTGGGCGGGCTTGGCGCGGGTGGCCCAATAGGCGTCGGCCTCGGCCTCGCTGACGTGGGAGACGGGCCCACGCACCCGGACCTGGCGGCGCAGGGACTTCCAGTGGAACAGCAGCCCGGCCTGAGGGTTGGCCGCCAGCTCCAGGCCCTTGGCGCTCTGTTCGTTGGAATAGAAGACGAAGCCGCGCTCGTCGGCGTCCTTCAGCAGCACCATCCGCACGTCGGGCAGGCCGGCCGCGTCGGCGGTGGCGAGCGCCATGGCGTTGGCGTCGTTGGGCTCCTTGACCACGGCCTCCGCCAGCCAGGCGGAGAACAGGGCCATGGGGTCCTCCTCCGACAGCAGCGGAAGCGGTGCGGCCTCCGTGACGCTGCGGACGTAGTCGTCCTCGGTGGGCGAGGCGGGGATGGCGGGCTTGTCACTCATGGTTCCGCATATAGCGCAGAGGTCGCTCAAGCGTCAGGGGCTTAACCCCCCATTGACCGCGTCTTCCTAAGACTGTGCGCGATGGCTGGTGAGACCTCCACGACGATGAGCGCGAAACGGGCGCGCGAGGTGCTGGGGGCAGGCCCCCTCGCCGGTCCCGCCGAGCTGCGCCGCGCCTTCCGCGAGGCCGCCAAGCGCGCGCACCCCGACCGCAAGGGGGGTGACGCCGAGCGCTTCCGCGAAGTCGTCGAGGCCTATCACATCCTGCAGACCGCCCCGGCTCCGCGGGATCGGGTCAGCCAGCCGCCGGCCACCGTCGCCCGGCCGATGGCCGCCTCCCCCACCCTTGCCGTGCCGCCGCTGATCGCCATGACCGGCGGGAAGGTGGAGCACCGGCTGCCCGACGGCCGCCGGGTGAAGATCGACCTGCCCCCCGGCATGCGGGCTGGCGACACCGTCCGGGCCGGGAACGCCGAACTCGAGGTCGCCATCCGTGGCGACGGCGAGATGATGGTGCGCGGCGACGATCTGTGGATCACCGTGAAGATCGAGCCGCGCCTGCTGGCCGAGGGCGGCCGCATCGGGGTGGAGACCCCGCTGGGCCGCCGTGTCGTCTGGCTGACCAAGAAGGCGGGAGAACGCGGCCTGATCCGGCTGGTGGGCCAGGGTCTGCCGTCGCGGGGCCGCCACCGCCAGGGCCACCTGTTCCTGCGCCTGGCCGCCGACAGCGTCACGAGCGATTCTGCCGCCCGCGCCCAGCTCCGTCGGTTCGCCGCGGCCTGGGCGGCGTAGAGCCTTCCCGTTTCGACTTCGAAACGGATGAGAAGGCTCTAACACTTGGAGTTTAGGGCGTGACGGGCGCCGGAACCGGTGGCCACTTCAGGCTGTCACGCCCTAGCCATCCCAACTCTGCGCGGTTAGAAGCGCGGCCATGTCGCACAACAGCTTCGGCCATCTGTTCCGCGTGACCACCTGGGGCGAGAGCCATGGTCCGGCCCTGGGCTGCGTCGTCGACGGCTGTCCGCCAAACATCCAGCTCACCGCCGAAGAGGTCCAGGTCTGGCTCGACAAGCGCCGCCCTGGCCAGGGCAAGTTCGTCACCCAGCGCCAGGAGCCGGACGCGGTGAAGATCCTGTCGGGCGTGTTCGCCGACGAGCGCACCGACGGCCAGGTCACCACCGGCACGCCGATCTCGATGATCATCGAGAACGTCGACCAGCGCAGCCGCGACTATGGTGAGATCGCCCAGGCCTTCCGCCCCGGCCACGCCGACTACGCCTATTTCGCCAAGTACGGGGTGCGCGATTATCGCGGCGGCGGCCGGGCCTCGGCCCGGGAGACCGCCGCCCGGGTCGCCGCCGGCGCCGTGGCCCGCAAGATCCTCGGCGGCGTGACGATCCGCGGCGCCGTGGTGCAGATCGGGCCCCACGCCATCGACCGCAATCGCTTCGACTGGGACCAGACCACCGAGAACCCGTTCTGGTGCCCGGATCCCGCGATGGTCAGCGTCTGGGAAGAGCACCTTGAGACCGTGCGCAAGGCCGGCTCGTCGACCGGCGCCATCGTCGAGGTGGAAGCTGTGGGCGTGCCCGCCGGCTGGGGCGCGCCGATCTATGGCAAGCTGGACGCCGAACTGGCCGGGGCCCTGATGTCCATCAACGCCGCCAAGGGCGTGGAGGTGGGCGCGGGCTTCGCCTCGGCGGCCTTCTCCGGCGAGGAGAACGCCGACGAGATGCGCATGGGCAACGACGGCCCGATGTTCCTGTCCAACAGCGCCGGCGGCGTCCTGGGGGGCATCTCCACCGGACAGTCGGTCGTGGCGCGTGTGGCGTTCAAACCGACCTCTTCGATCCTCTCCCTGCGCCAGTCGATCAATGAGGCCGGCGAGGAGATCGATCTGCGCACCAAGGGTCGCCACGACCCCTGCGTGGGCCTGCGCGCCGTGCCGGTGGTGGAGGCGATGACCGCCTGCGTCCTGGCCGACGCCTTCCTGCGGCACCGGGCCCAGACGGGTGGCGGCGCCCACTTGCCCGGTAAAGTAGCAGACCGCTGACGCTTAGCTTGGCCGCGAAGCCAAGCTTCACATTGCGGCGCGCAGATCGATTTGATCGCACAGCGTTATTGCCCGTTGACCGAACAGGTTCGACGCCGGTATCTGAGCGCCTGCCGCGCCGCCGGTCCAGACACCTCCAACCGCCGCAGCGTCTATTTTTCTAGGTTAGATTGTAGGGCGAACCCCAACCCCGTGCGGCTTGAAGTCCTCAAGATCCTGGTTGTCGACGACAACCACCACATGCGGATGATGCTGTCCGAAATCCTGCGCGCCGTGGGACTGCAGAACATCTACGAGGCCGGCGACGGGGCCGAGGCCCTGCAGCAGATGCGCGCCCATCCCATCGACATCGTCCTGACCGACCTGGCCATGGAGCCGCTGGACGGCCTCGATTTCGTGCGCCTGCTGCGCAATTCCCCCGACAGCCCCAACCCGATGATCCCGGTGATCATGATCACCGGCCACTCGACCATGCGCCGGATCAGCGAGGCCCGCGACGTGGGCATCAACGAGTTCCTGGCCAAGCCGCTGACCACCCGCGGTGTGCTGGACCGGCTGCAGAAGGTCGTCGACCATCCGCGCCCCTATGTGCGGACCGACGACTACTTCGGCCCCGACCGCCGCCGCAAGGTGGACCCCAAGTACGAGGGGCCCCTGCGTCGCGCCGCCGACCGCCAGGCCGCGGGGCCGCAGGCGCGCCTGCCCACCAAGCGCTAGAAGGCCGCAGGGCGATCCTCGCCACGTTTTGGTATCGATTGTGGGTTAACCCTGAGCGACCACCCGGGGACCCCGCCATGACCATCGCCCGCACCGCCGCCACCGCGGCTCTGATCGCCGCGCTCGGCGTCTCGCAGTCCGGCTGCATCGCCATGGCCGCCGGCGCGGTCATCGGCACCGCCGTGGGCGTCACCGGCGCGGCCGTCGGCATGACCGCCAAGGGCGTGGGCATGGCGGGCCGTGCGATCATCCCCGGCGACAGCAAGAAGGACGACGAAGGCAAGGACCGCAAGCGGCGCTGATCGCGCCTCAGAACCGGTAGCCGACCCGGGCGTAGTAGAAGCCGCCGTTGATGCCGAAGGGCGAGAAGGCCGGGTAGACCTCCACGGCGGGGTTGCCCGCCGCGGCGCTG
The sequence above is drawn from the Phenylobacterium glaciei genome and encodes:
- a CDS encoding AAA family ATPase, whose product is MTDPQEAEVAAWFEAKADRAIETACARVYLAGEQAFKVKRRVELGYLDYSTLDLRHWALERELSFNRAAASDIYRAVRKVTRTSDGGLELDGAGETVEFALEMRRFDEHAVLAAQPWAVDGQLADALGRTVAGFHAQAPVRPNGGGGKALKYTIDSNAQLLRGLAARLGTERVEQAVIATDAEYHRLEPLLEARKAAGFGRHCHGDLHLGNILLEDGRPILFDCIEFNDVLSEIDVQYDLAFLLMDLQFRRRSDAAVRALSAYFDQAARGWGDELRAGMAALPLMLSVRAAVRSHVCAYSGDDAGAVAYLDAAIAHLIPVAPCLAAVGGLSGTGKSTFARLIAPGLGASPGAVVLRTDEVRKRLLGVAPDAKLSSAVYSPAFYQEVYDTMFADARALLAAGRAVVLDATFIAPGLRARAEALAAEMGVTFHGVWLEAAPEILAARIEGRTGDASDATQATLQMQLDRDVGEVTWTHVDASGPAEDSTEAWSIRYARG
- the pdxH gene encoding pyridoxamine 5'-phosphate oxidase — encoded protein: MSDKPAIPASPTEDDYVRSVTEAAPLPLLSEEDPMALFSAWLAEAVVKEPNDANAMALATADAAGLPDVRMVLLKDADERGFVFYSNEQSAKGLELAANPQAGLLFHWKSLRRQVRVRGPVSHVSEAEADAYWATRAKPAQIGGWASQQSQALPDRLALEKRIAEYGLKFGLGKVPRPPHWRGFRITPHVIEFWRDRPFRLHERLVFVREGSGWTTQRLYP
- a CDS encoding DnaJ domain-containing protein — encoded protein: MAGETSTTMSAKRAREVLGAGPLAGPAELRRAFREAAKRAHPDRKGGDAERFREVVEAYHILQTAPAPRDRVSQPPATVARPMAASPTLAVPPLIAMTGGKVEHRLPDGRRVKIDLPPGMRAGDTVRAGNAELEVAIRGDGEMMVRGDDLWITVKIEPRLLAEGGRIGVETPLGRRVVWLTKKAGERGLIRLVGQGLPSRGRHRQGHLFLRLAADSVTSDSAARAQLRRFAAAWAA
- the aroC gene encoding chorismate synthase, with protein sequence MSHNSFGHLFRVTTWGESHGPALGCVVDGCPPNIQLTAEEVQVWLDKRRPGQGKFVTQRQEPDAVKILSGVFADERTDGQVTTGTPISMIIENVDQRSRDYGEIAQAFRPGHADYAYFAKYGVRDYRGGGRASARETAARVAAGAVARKILGGVTIRGAVVQIGPHAIDRNRFDWDQTTENPFWCPDPAMVSVWEEHLETVRKAGSSTGAIVEVEAVGVPAGWGAPIYGKLDAELAGALMSINAAKGVEVGAGFASAAFSGEENADEMRMGNDGPMFLSNSAGGVLGGISTGQSVVARVAFKPTSSILSLRQSINEAGEEIDLRTKGRHDPCVGLRAVPVVEAMTACVLADAFLRHRAQTGGGAHLPGKVADR
- a CDS encoding response regulator, producing MRLEVLKILVVDDNHHMRMMLSEILRAVGLQNIYEAGDGAEALQQMRAHPIDIVLTDLAMEPLDGLDFVRLLRNSPDSPNPMIPVIMITGHSTMRRISEARDVGINEFLAKPLTTRGVLDRLQKVVDHPRPYVRTDDYFGPDRRRKVDPKYEGPLRRAADRQAAGPQARLPTKR